One genomic window of Branchiostoma floridae strain S238N-H82 chromosome 4, Bfl_VNyyK, whole genome shotgun sequence includes the following:
- the LOC118413010 gene encoding uncharacterized protein LOC118413010, translated as MERVQKQKKGTRQDDPEPYNDLGRRDNTENISEHASTESEQSCCYSNDHSYAASKEEAQSPVPDSCECVKTCKLCKRAYKDLQHRNQELETEVKELKEELKTVKESAKNSKQVRYDIEQIKDSDTKMSLHTGLTYAIFMWVFNIVASKLPNLQYHKGSSSATPKSYQTTNKQKPGPKRFLTPQNELLMVLMKLRQNFVEDFLAHLFCCSTTLVSQILSTWLPLLALELSPLIYWPTQHELKLYYPDCFKKYKNVRAIIDCTEIEVQRPSLAKANGQIFSNYKNRPTLKVFIACTPAGTVSFVSKSAGGKMSDKEIVSRSNLVEGFDFGDTLLADRGFNIQDLLLDKGVTLVIPPFLKKKNQFAESENRRTKSVANARIHIERVIGRIKHFKVMKGPIPLNMRDLFDNVVIVVCALTNLQPKIVPLKC; from the coding sequence ATGGAGAgagtacaaaaacaaaaaaaaggcaCAAGACAAGATGATCCTGAACCCTACAATGACTTGGGCCGACGTGATAACACTGAAAATATTTCAGAACATGCTAGCACTGAATCTGAACAGAGTTGTTGTTACAGTAATGATCATTCCTATGCTGCGTCTAAGGAAGAGGCACAATCTCCAGTTCCTGATTCCTGTGAGTGTGTCAAGACTTGCAAATTATGCAAGCGAGCCTATAAGGACCTGCAACACAGAAATCAGGAACTCGAGACTGAAGTGAAGGAACTAAAAGAGGAACTAAAAACTGTCAAGGAAAGTGCAAAAAACTCTAAGCAAGTCAGATATGACATTGAACAAATAAAGGACTCAGATACCAAAATGTCACTGCACACAGGTCTAACATATGCAATCTTCATGTGGGTATTCAACATAGTTGCATCCAAGTTACCAAACCTACAATATCACAAGGGTTCATCCTCTGCCACACCCAAGAGTTATCAgacgacaaacaaacaaaaaccagGCCCAAAGCGTTTTTTGACTCCTCAAAATGAACTGTTAATGGTTCTCATGAAGTTGAGACAAAACTTTGTAGAAGACTTCCTGGCCCATCTTTTCTGCTGTAGTACTACTTTAGTTTCACAAATTTTGTCAACTTGGTTACCCTTGCTAGCTCTAGAATTGTCTCCATTAATCTACTGGCCCACACAGCATGAACTCAAGCTTTACTATCCGGATTGcttcaaaaagtacaaaaatgtcagAGCAATTATAGATTGCACGGAAATTGAGGTTCAAAGGCCATCACTTGCCAAAGCAAATGGACAGATTTTTTCAAACTACAAAAATAGGCCAACCTTAAAAGTATTCATAGCCTGTACACCTGCTGGTACAGTGTCCTTTGTGTCCAAAAGTGCAGGCGGAAAGATGAGTGACAAGGAAATTGTTTCCAGGTCGAATTTAGTTGAGGGTTTTGATTTTGGTGACACCCTCCTTGCTGACAGGGGTTTCAATATACAAGACTTACTGCTGGATAAGGGGGTTACTTTAGTTATACCTCCCTTTCTAAAGAAGAAGAACCAGTTTGCAGAATCAGAGAACAGAAGAACCAAGAGTGTAGCTAATGCTAGGATACATATAGAGAGAGTTATTGGTAGGATCAAACATTTCAAGGTCATGAAGGGGCCAATTCCCCTCAATATGAGAGATCTATTTGATAATGTAGTTATTGTAGTCTGTGCACTAACAAACTTACAACCAAAGATTGTTCCCCTGAAATGCTAA
- the LOC118413795 gene encoding uncharacterized protein LOC118413795, with product MVALGDKNITQSREKMAASGSNTCDGDLEFDKWNIQELKLFLSNREVPSSDKNKHELIRLCKKAQLLSLPKGSGISDPGHTRYIEQKLILDGPYKVTKSFFFVFGSRQENKDMNIKTAGKEALRDGKSLHLSGHVCNLQVHGVHVDSPYCFIRCKAVRETSVSLPPYDTWIIVHKRRNIIVDGYCSCPGGIQGTCKHIAALCHTVIETVARGDNKAVTEKVQAWHAPSKKPHKPDFVKDITIRKVKGDCGLEEDSNHTKRTRYNNDPRAVEDRQDKTLQDLELEGLRVATNASPERI from the exons ATGGTCGCCCTGGGGGACAAGAATATCACCCAGAGCAGAGAGAAGATGGCGGCGTCGGGCAGCAACACGTGCGACGGCGACCTTGAGTTCGATAAGTGGAATATACAGGAGTTAAAATTATTTCTGTCGAACCGAGAAGTCCCATCAagtgacaaaaacaaacatgaacTTATTCGTCTATGCAAGAAGGCGCAGCTTTTGTCTCTACCAAAGGGATCGGGAATCAGTGACCCCGGCCACACCCGATACATCGAGCAAAAACTGATCTTGGATGGGCCTTATAAGGTTACCAAATCCTTCTTCTTCGTCTTTGGCAGCAGG CAAG aaaacaagGATATGAACATCAAAACAGCGGGAAAGGAGGCGCTGCGAGACGGAAAAAGTCTGCACCTCTCTGGGCACGTGTGCAATCTGCAAGTCCATGGAGTACACGTGGACAGCCCGTACTGTTTCATCCGCTGCAAAGCTGTCAGGGAGACAAGTGTCTCACTGCCTCCATACGACACATGGATAATTGTACACAAGAGAAGAAACATCATTGTTGATGGCTACTGTTCCTGTCCTGGAGG TATTCAAGGGACCTGCAAGCACATTGCAGCGCTGTGTCACACTGTTATTGAAACAGTTGCCAGAGGTGATAACAAAGCAGTGACTGAGAAAGTCCAAGCCTGGCATGCACCATCGAAGAAGCCACATAAGCCAGACTTCGTAAAGGACATAACCATCCGAAAAGTCAAAG GTGATTGTGGACTGGAAGAAGACAGCAACCACACAAAACGTACAAGATACAACAATGATCCCAGGGCAGTTGAGGACAGACAGGACAAGACTCTCCAGGACCTGGAGTTAGAGGGACTCAGGGTGGCAACAAATG CATCTCCTGAGAGGATATAG
- the LOC118413011 gene encoding swi5-dependent recombination DNA repair protein 1 homolog: MQKMQPQKVEGDSIKYSTATTIDPCAYHKTMNKAGTQDTQTCMRKQEIGDLLAEKQKLQDVIDQNEEKLRRLNLIKHHKADLSKLQQLIVKWQQVSQQVLLQLQERAPADQRPTLGQLMDHMGIDENILQLDREQDCFN; this comes from the exons ATGCAAAAGATGCAACCACAGAAAGTGGAAGGCGATTCCATCAAGTATTCTACAGCTACAACAATTGATCCTTGTGCATATCACAAAACTATGAACAAAGCAGGGACACAAGACACACAGACTTGTATGAGGAAACAAGAAATTGGTGATTTGTTGGCTGAGAAGCAGAAGTTGCAAGATGTAATCGACCAGAACGAGGAAAAGTTACGACGGCTAAACCTGATAAAACATCACAAG GCAGACTTGTCCAAACTGCAACAGCTGATAGTCAAGTGGCAACAGGTGAGCCAACAGGTGCTGCTACAGCTGCAGGAGAGAGCACCTGCAGACCAAAGGCCCACCCTTGGCCAACTGATGGACCACATGGGGATAGATGAGAACATATTACAACTGGACAGGGAACAGGACTGCTTCAACTAG
- the LOC118413288 gene encoding uncharacterized protein LOC118413288 isoform X1: MAGCSNSRCSSERRSLRRELDHWRKDLITCVGLESFAEFLMGPERFKEVMPFNGFEAVDCPDWELSSECRLCHARREVVTESLEHHKELIERQRTLEETSSQDFPGSYVPFKFSSAQEAIRHLASHHASKQQQSSQSALQEDSDKLDSDEDDLLPSPQHNSCNGTSARRLRNSPYFLKIPRVPFGHEAQEKVSHGHINDGAEVGRPTAEHFSIPAATMKTTADSTSSAQHCSETNPLPQQGKSHSVCHSSKYQALGKCQSFDNNVSANGNILPQSPIRANDSNTVPIEVTNHNSNAYNDTRCLDEDFLLWVIYSKRRKGRHLFSFEDLEMNCYSSNNEVAGSVTEGVSQDKTAVLPTTTAQDTNVHNPPTSADDKVQATPSQHASTIFQLTSNLKKCPKSSLPDMAMGGPWSDMIRNECNVEACKVGAINDEIGNMGRMINDSDVNFHVDKDCVDVYPSYLFKPIGLSSDAASGPLPSDKTRNKQDSDTLSCYSISPPSLSPVTERDHSSVYSLEQDEDNNDSDDPPPPILSPMPTMYWATAFCPALRKESQGNIFGDKDVNKAEIDSMGRDAGLKSFVSSKSSQASVNSKENSSDYYCPPEGSCSGISKIDHVHDDNVPHPSITKTLSNSLCKGLPTNNQENLCGIYTDIKTAGSSENTRKQAFSRKCLTTEHCPQHAPKRRHLHCLPHRPLTGFAKFENKCKDETRHVGMGHYLLNRSSTQEASESDLQLQKARILPCHVRLRKLSSRQIPQHGVHKKKVADRLPCRRTGRPRKWMWVKGKSGKMVRVLIPKKESVPSGVGDIEVLKKLRPSAKRVVRQAQLKTDHVLPGKKDGNVATCKALRPLPVRLAKVNDDKFQSTPRRQCKHKGSHQSMQPKTRDKAKPVPVINSTCPDVKQRCTSIDGNEDDNWFDVKWTVSTVCSCKTAQSTDLPCTCTFVTASLDTGCKVENHVLSTKKTAALASLSAPPKFVRKQTRGNSQVEEKDDEGKNVMKLGIRTLPHRRARTKVLKAFHTVVLKKYQKPESFMPAAIRRLRLLPSRHKRLRESTKSMPCLSKKSRKHLLVTLQKTTDCKISQKHCPTRDLRIGPNCPTDSNKDDGNKPTPIKHTKLILQDGTDRQYDCKGAEEPMQVEQRSIVLHPRSPPTASAGVSGIQHSCPNESEVNMTRIDMPVVKRELDQPMTKSVVEVYEKRQLRVLPERVARLREEERKQQAENTVTMTRASPSLKKLIDCQNNSAFDKDAETEDMETKSLSIEIAEKPVVLNDSKSNSEYSKHLVSEGISGRMSHTCNNVQVETRTQYTSCKIEVEDDERKLRSLPCRMVAQSNNSQEMPKARKRPRKHSPLSSDAEFMANVHQGRPRNYVLSESLNNTIYTKKHAKHVMETVSAELKSGSICVDQAMKLDHGSLETANNNQPNLVKSSHPNEVTSDRELDTAIALSSNQEENSKTEIDTTDMEAAASTCDILVKRKVTRCPKTDLRYNCMSLNTSLTLQYKDAIISNGWVKTSEKPGTGSGDGSLIQSLFTQPVTYDTVMRLVGVGSSKTRLCQSREQVALTQVTPSPQCEKYIHTQHNSTKCSKTKKKGFEEVSMTKDLAEAVPISPSKPIMNPSTTLRATKQQKTPKTKIDRQADRLRKTLRKFATMTPAKNRIIPYEDVGRRKCKAAKKLFVVQSNPSILWCHHPSSDSKTKGPKPKLSSNAVSLSGAKDNSNLNAQQGAKGRIENSSHTSSTTVSASSSDGLCRERGNLTVSPENVKISQGKKTLKKCSILPSFTSTGHDLGKAKPEKASNKKHKVDPVQAIEKSDHRDECPSNTAQASRSSVRIQKKRLLGFSICPCCALVEAEHFKRFNKRVKITKSNEKHQTEKVDSPAKHRKQLQVAKNANEVSVSASQLDKPFNLVSKTKAKNKLATKEKIQKSNKDRGSPRRYVNSSSDFPPVTSTSSKAVDSDVPEDLSYHVPQLGRSTSSPLISSTEQTVLSQWDTPTHGEKIPKEYPGVKDQVTYPEVNALVQNGKVFSECEDVFSSPCEKNELLDEERFVGPLDLRVSWKKDEPC; encoded by the coding sequence TCATGAGGCCCAGGAGAAAGTATCTCATGGACACATCAATGATGGTGCTGAAGTAGGACGTCCCACAGCAGAACACTTCAGTATACCTGCTGCAACAATGAAGACTACAGCCGATTCCACTTCCTCTGCTCAACACTGCAGTGAAACCAATCCCCTGCCTCAACAAGGAAAGTCTCATTCAGTCTGTCACAGTTCCAAGTACCAAGCCTTAGGCAAATGTCAATCATTTGACAACAATGTTTCAGCTAATGGAAACATATTACCTCAAAGCCCTATAAGAGCAAATGACTCCAACACTGTACCCATAGAAGTAACTAACCATAACAGCAATGCTTACAATGATACAAGGTGCCTGGATGAAGATTTTCTCCTGTGGGTCATTTACTCTAAGAGAAGAAAGGGTAGACATTTATTCAGCTTTGAAGACTTGGAGatgaactgttacagtagtaataaTGAGGTTGCAGGGAGTGTGACTGAAGGTGTTAGTCAAGACAAGACAGCTGTGCTTCCCACAACCACAGCCCAGGACACAAATGTCCATAACCCACCTACCTCAGCTGATGATAAGGTGCAAGCAACTCCTAGTCAACATGCATCAACTATTTTCCAACTTACAAGCAATCTCAAGAAATGTCCGAAGAGCTCTCTTCCTGACATGGCTATGGGTGGGCCATGGAGTGACATGATTAGGAACGAGTGCAATGTAGAGGCTTGTAAAGTTGGTGCCATAAATGATGAAATAGGCAACATGGGTAGAATGATTAATGATAGTGATGTGAACTTTCATGTAGACAAAGATTGTGttgatgtctatccttcatatCTGTTTAAACCCATTGGCCTGTCATCTGATGCAGCATCTGGCCCTTTGCCATCAGACAAAACAAGGAACAAGCAGGACAGTGACACATTAAGCTGCTATAGCATATCTCCTCCAAGCCTAAGCCCTGTCACTGAGAGGGACCACTCATCAGTTTATTCTTTAGAACAGGATGAGGACAATAATGATAGTGATGACCCACCCCCTCCTATACTGTCTCCGATGCCCACCATGTATTGGGCAACTGCTTTCTGCCCAGCCTTAAGAAAGGAATCCCAAGGTAACATTTTTGGAGACAAAGATGTCAACAAGGCAGAAATTGACAGTATGGGCAGGGATGCTGGTCTTAAGTCATTTGTCAGCAGTAAAAGTAGTCAGGCTTCAGTGAACAGTAAGGAGAATTCTTCAGACTACTACTGCCCACCAGAAGGCAGCTGCTCTGGTATTAGCAAGATTGACCATGTTCATGATGATAATGTACCACATCCTAGTATTACTAAGACTCTGTCCAACAGCTTGTGCAAAGGTCTACCAACTAACAATCAGGAAAATTTGTGTGGTATCTATACAGACATTAAAACTGCAGGTAGCTCagaaaacacaagaaaacagGCTTTCTCTAGGAAATGTTTGACTACTGAACATTGTCCTCAACATGCCCCTAAACGTAGACACCTTCACTGCCTTCCACACAGGCCTCTGACAGGTTTTGCAAAGTTTGAGAATAAATGTAAGGATGAAACCAGGCATGTAGGTATGGGTCACTATCTTCTCAACAGGTCATCAACACAGGAAGCTTCAGAAAGTGATCTTCAGCTTCAAAAGGCTAGGATATTACCATGTCATGTCCGATTAAGGAAGCTCAGTAGCAGACAAATTCCTCAACATGGGGTTCATAAAAAAAAGGTGGCAGACAGGCTCCCATGCAGACGTACAGGAAGACCTAGGAAGTGGATGTGGGTGAAAGGAAAGTCAGGGAAAATGGTAAGGGTTCTCATCCCCAAAAAAGAATCAGTACCTTCTGGTGTAGGGGACATTGAAGTTTTGAAAAAGTTACGCCCCTCTGCTAAGAGGGTAGTGAGACAGGCCCAGTTAAAAACTGACCATGTTCTTCCTGGCAAGAAAGATGGTAACGTTGCCACATGCAAGGCTCTAAGACCCCTACCTGTGAGACTAGCCAAAGTCAATGATGATAAATTTCAAAGCACACCACGAAGGCAGTGTAAACACAAAGGCAGTCATCAGTCAATGCAGCCAAAAACAAGAGACAAAGCAAAGCCAGTTCCAGTTATCAATTCTACTTGTCCTGATGTAAAGCAAAGATGTACATCCATTGATGGCAATGAAGATGACAATTGGTTTGATGTGAAATGGACTGTGTCCACTGTGTGCTCCTGCAAGACAGCACAAAGTACAGATCTCCCATGCACTTGCACCTTTGTAACTGCTTCACTTGATACAGGCTGTAAAGTGGAAAACCATGTGCTTTCAACGAAGAAAACTGCAGCTCTTGCTTCATTGTCTGCACCACCAAAGTTTGTGAGGAAACAAACGAGGGGGAACAGTCAGGTTGAAGAAAAAGATGACGAAGGAAAAAATGTAATGAAGCTAGGGATACGCACATTGCCACACAGGAGAGCTCGTACCAAAGTGCTAAAAGCTTTCCACACAGTCGTCCTGAAGAAGTACCAGAAGCCAGAGAGCTTTATGCCAGCTGCTATCAGGAGACTCCGGCTACTACCATCAAGACACAAACGCCTCAGAGAGAGTACCAAGAGTATGCCCTGCTTGAGCAAAAAAAGCAGAAAGCATTTGCTGGTAACTTtgcaaaaaacaacagattGCAAGATATCGCAGAAACATTGCCCTACCAGGGACTTGAGAATAGGTCCAAATTGCCCCACTGACAGTAACAAAGATGATGGTAATAAACCTACCCCTATCAAACATACAAAGCTGATCTTGCAGGATGGGACAGATAGGCAGTATGATTGCAAAGGTGCAGAGGAACCAATGCAAGTAGAACAACGTTCCATTGTGCTGCATCCTAGATCTCCACCCACTGCCAGTGCTGGTGTCTCAGGAATTCAGCATTCATGCCCAAATGAATCTGAGGTGAACATGACAAGAATAGACATGCCAGTTGTGAAACGGGAGCTTGATCAGCCAATGACCAAGAGTGTTGTCGAAGTTTATGAGAAGCGACAGCTGAGAGTTCTGCCTGAGAGAGTTGCAAGACTGCGAGAGGAAGAGAGGAAACAGCAAGCTGAAAATACTGTCACCATGACAAGGGCATCACCTAGTCTTAAAAAACTAATAGATTGCCAGAATAATTCTGCATTTGACAAAGATGCAGAAACAGAGGATATGGAAACAAAATCTCTTTCAATTGAAATAGCAGAGAAACCTGTAGTTCTGAATGATTCCAAATCTAACTCTGAATATAGCAAACACCTTGTAAGTGAAGGGATCTCTGGTAGGATGTCACATACATGCAATAATGTGCAAGTAGAGACAAGAACACAATACACTTCTTGTAAGATTGAGGTTGAAGATGATGAAAGGAAGTTGAGGAGCTTGCCCTGCAGAATGGTAGCACAATCAAACAATTCTCAGGAAATGCCAAAAGCAAGGAAAAGACCCAGAAAACATTCTCCATTGTCATCCGATGCTGAAttcatggcaaatgtacatcaAGGAAGGCCAAGAAACTATGTTCTCTCTGAGTCCCTTAACAATACCATTTACACcaaaaaacatgcaaaacatgttatggAGACCGTGTCAGCTGAACTGAAAAGTGGATCTATCTGTGTAGATCAAGCTATGAAGTTAGATCATGGCAGCCTTGAAACAGCAAATAACAATCAACCCAACTTGGTAAAGAGCAGCCATCCAAATGAGGTGACCTCTGACAGAGAGCTTGATACAGCTATTGCTTTAAGTTCTAACCAAGAAGAGAACAGCAAAACAGAAATTGATACAACAGACATGGAAGCAGCAGCATCCACATGTGACATTCTGGTGAAGAGAAAAGTGACCCGGTGTCCAAAGACAGATCTAAGATACAACTGCATGTCCCTGAACACAAGTCTGACACTCCAGTACAAAGATGCAATCATCAGCAATGGTTGGGTGAAGACATCAGAGAAGCCAGGGACGGGATCCGGAGATGGAAGTCTTATACAGAGTCTTTTTACTCAGCCAGTAACGTATGACACCGTCATGAGATTAGTAGGAGTGGGTAGTAGCAAAACTAGGCTATGTCAGAGCCGGGAGCAAGTGGCCTTAACTCAGGTGACTCCATCACCCCAGTGTGAAAAGTACATACATACTCAACATAACAGCACCAAATGTTCCAAGACAAAAAAGAAAGGATTTGAAGAAGTTTCAATGACCAAGGATCTTGCTGAAGCTGTGCCAATCTCACCCAGCAAACCTATTATGAACCCAAGTACCACACTAAgagcaacaaaacaacagaagaCTCCAAAAACCAAAAtagacaggcaggcagacagactcAGAAAGACTCTTCGGAAATTTGCCACCATGACCCCAGCAAAGAACAGAATCATTCCATATGAAGACGTGGGAAGAAGGAAATGCAAAGCTGCCAAGAAGCTGTTTGTTGTACAAAGCAATCCTTCCATCCTGTGGTGCCACCATCCAAGCAGTGACTCAAAGACAAAGGGACCAAAGCCAAAACTCAGTTCAAATGCAGTGTCCCTTTCAGGGGCAAAAGATAACAGTAATTTAAATGCCCAACAAGGTGCTAAGGGTAGAATAGAAAATAGCTCACACACATCCTCTACTACTGTCTCAGCCAGCTCTAGCGATGGCTTGTGCAGAGAAAGGGGTAATTTAACAGTGTCTcctgaaaatgtgaaaatatccCAGGGAAAGAAAACGTTGAAGAAATGTAGCATTTTGCCATCATTTACCTCAACAGGCCATGATCTAGGCAAAGCCAAGCCTGAAAAGGCATCCAACAAGAAACATAAAGTTGATCCAGTCCAGGCCATTGAGAAATCAGATCACAGGGATGAGTGTCCATCAAACACTGCACAAGCTTCGAGGTCATCAGTAAGAATACAGAAGAAGCGGTTGTTGGGATTCTCCATTTGTCCATGCTGTGCCTTGGTCGAAGCTGAGCACTTTAAACGGTTCAACAAAAGGGTAAAAATCACAAAGTCTAATGAAAAGCACCAAACTGAAAAAGTAGACTCACCAGCCAAGCACAGGAAGCAGCTTCAAGTGGCAAAGAATGCCAATGAAGTATCTGTATCAGCTAGTCAGTTGGACAAGCCATTCAACTTGGTTTCCAAAACAAAAGCCAAGAATAAGCTTGCCACAaaagaaaagatacaaaagtCCAACAAAGACAGGGGTTCACCCAGACGTTATGTCAATAGCAGCTCTGACTTTCCACCAGTTACTTCCACTAGCAGTAAAGCTGTTGATTCAGATGTTCCAGAAGATTTATCTTACCATGTTCCACAGTTAGGAAGGTCTACTTCATCCCCACTCATCTCTTCCACAGAACAAACCGTTCTTTCACAGTGGGACACTCCCACACATGGGGAAAAGATCCCAAAGGAATATCCAGGTGTAAAAGACCAAGTGACATACCCAGAAGTGAATGCATTGGTTCAAAatgggaaagtgttttcagaaTGTGAGGATGTGTTTTCATCCCCCTGTGAGAAAAATGAATTGCTTGATGAAGAGAGGTTTGTAGGGCCTCTTGATCTGAGAGTATCATGGAAGAAAGATGAGCCTTGTTAA